DNA from Aggregatimonas sangjinii:
TCTTTTGAGCCATTGGTTTAGGAAGTAGCCAAATAGCAACAAGCTTTCCGTAGCGGCAAAGACCCAGGGGTTTATGCCTTCTACCAAAAGGGCAACGGGTTCGGCCAGCAGCAGGGTCGTATTTAAGAAAATTGCGATAACTAACAGTAGTGATGTTTTCATCTTGTTGGCTTTTTTGATTAAGAGCCGTTCGGTTCCCTCGATAAAAAAAGTTACCGGCTTGTCCTGTTCATTCATCTAGATACCGCCAATCTCTTTTACGGTTGCCTAACATGGCGGATATAGGATAATCGTCATGTCCATAAACATAGTCGAAATAATAAGTATCGCCTAAGCTTAAATTATCCTGTTCATCAAATACCTCGTAAGCTGTAATGTTGTTGAAACTCTGCCATTGGATTATGCCGAAATCGAAACTTTCCATACCAGTGGGTGTGTTGGTCAACATATTAAAGGATCCAAATCCAAATTGTTCAGAGATAATCCGGGAATAGGGATTAATGTTGTCGTCATAAGCGATTTTCACCAAAGCCTCAAATTGAAACCCGCTTCCCAGGCCATAATCTACTTCCGAAAGAATCTCCACAATATTGTCTCCTTCCCATTGCAGGGTATTCCTAAACGTCACTTCATCTTCAAAGGAAATTTCAATTTCAGCTGGATGTTCGCTGGTGGCATCATTATATTTAAACACAGCGTTATCTTCAACTACGGAAATACCTCCCTTCCCCAAATCTATTATTGTCACCTTGGTTACAATGGTGGCTCTATCGCTGTCGTCATATTCAAAAGTCCACTGCATGCCCTCATGCCCGTCCCCGACACTCACTTCAAGTTGTTTACCAGAAGTGGTGTATTTATATTCATATACTTCGTTTTTTGAATTCCGCAATCGTTCAAGTCTGGATGGGTCACCTTGATAGGTTGTCAAATAGTCGTCGAACTTCGTTAATTTACCATTGTCAAAGTCGAATTCAATAGGACCTCCTTCATTGTTCGCATCATAATGAATTAGCCATTTTATAGGAATTTTGATAATCAAAGGTCGGGAGCTTTCAGATGTTGCCCCTTTTGCATCTTTTGCAACCACCTTCCAGTAATATTGGGTCTCGAAATCTAAATTTTCAGTCAGCTTAAAACTCGTAGTGCCGAGATTTTTCGCAAGTAAGGTACCGGGGTCATCCTGGGTGTCTAAATAAAGATCGTAGGTTACGCTACCCCCATCTGGATCGGTGGCCTGTTCCCAAGAAAAAGTGGGTCTGCGATTTACAATCGTACTATCACTTTCCGGTGTCAATAGCAGAAAATCATTAGGCGCTCGGTTTACGGGATCGGGCTTGTCAATGACGTCGGGTTTGGGTGCTATCGGGCTATCGTCTTTGTTGCAGCCTAACACCAGCAACAGCATGAGTGCCAACATCAATGCCCATCTAAAAATTCGTTTTTCTTCTATTTCCATGATTTTAATTTATTCAAGTACCCAAACATCATTTTTTAAACTACCCCCGTCACCGCCAATCACCCAGATTTTTTTATTGAATAAGACCGTTGCATGTAGATTGCGTATCGGGAAATTGGCAGCATCGGTACTAAGCAGCCACTCCGTACCATCACTGCTATACCAAATGTAATTTTGGTCGGTTCCCGTTGCTCCTCCTATGAGCCACATTTTATTGGCATAAGTGGTCACCGTATGTTGTTGCCGCGCCCTAAAGGCACCTTCTTCTGTTGCCAAGGCCCATGTTTCACCATCGGTACTATACCAAGCATCATTTTTATTGATACCATCGTTGCCACCGATCACCCACATTTTATCATCAAAAACGGTAGTGGCATGTTCTTCTCTTGCTGTAAAATCGGCGTTCGCGGTGGCCATTTTCCAATCCACTCCGTTTGAACTTGACCATACATCATTTCTTCGAGTGCC
Protein-coding regions in this window:
- a CDS encoding fibronectin type III domain-containing protein is translated as MEIEEKRIFRWALMLALMLLLVLGCNKDDSPIAPKPDVIDKPDPVNRAPNDFLLLTPESDSTIVNRRPTFSWEQATDPDGGSVTYDLYLDTQDDPGTLLAKNLGTTSFKLTENLDFETQYYWKVVAKDAKGATSESSRPLIIKIPIKWLIHYDANNEGGPIEFDFDNGKLTKFDDYLTTYQGDPSRLERLRNSKNEVYEYKYTTSGKQLEVSVGDGHEGMQWTFEYDDSDRATIVTKVTIIDLGKGGISVVEDNAVFKYNDATSEHPAEIEISFEDEVTFRNTLQWEGDNIVEILSEVDYGLGSGFQFEALVKIAYDDNINPYSRIISEQFGFGSFNMLTNTPTGMESFDFGIIQWQSFNNITAYEVFDEQDNLSLGDTYYFDYVYGHDDYPISAMLGNRKRDWRYLDE